GCACGTCGTTGATCGACATCGCCTTCGCGATCACGTCGTCGAGGTCCTCGGCACGCTCGCACCGCAGGCCCACGCAGCCGTAGGCGTCGGCGAGCTTGACGAAGTCGGGGATGCGCGCCGCATCAGACCCGGTCTGCAGGTCGGTGTTGGAGTAGCGGCCCTCGTAGAAGAGCGTCTGCCACTGCCGGACCATGCCGAGCGACGAGTTGTTGATGACGGCGACCTTGATCGGGATGCCCTCGAGCGCGCACGTCGCGAGCTCCTGGTTCGTCATCTGGAAACAGCCGTCACCGTCGATCGCCCACACGACCTCTCCGGCACGGGCGACCTGCGCACCCATCGCCGCCGGCACGGAGAAGCCCATCGTGCCCATGCCGCCGGAGTTGATCCAGCGCGCGGGACGCTCGTGCTGGATGAAGTTCGCGGCCCACATCTGGTGCTGGCCGACCCCCGCGGTGTAGGTGGCCCCCGGGCCCGCGATCTCGCTGATCCGCTGGATGACGCGCTGCGGCGACAGCGTGCCGTCGTCGGGCTCGTCGTATCCGAGGGGGAAGCGGGTCCGCAGCGCCTGCATCTGCTCGCGCCACGGGGCGTACCTGTCATGCGCGGAGTCCGCGGGGCCCTCGGCGTACGCCGCCTGGAGGGCGACCACGAGGTCCGCGATCACCTCGCGGCAGTCGCCCACGATCGGCACGTCGGCGGTGCGGTTCTTGGAGATCTCGGCCGGGTCGATGTCGGCGTGGATCACCTTCGCGCCGGGTGCGAACGAGGCGAGATCACCGGTCACCCGGTCGTCGAAGCGCGCGCCGAGCGAGATCAGCAGGTCGCTCTTCTGCAGCGAGGCAACCGCGGCGACGGTGCCGTGCATGCCCGGCATGCCGAGGTGGAGGTCGTGGCTGTCGGGGAAGGCGCCGCGGGCCATCAGGGTGGTGATGACCGGGATGCCCGTCATCTCGGCGAGCACTTTCAGCTCGGTCGACGCATTGGCCTTGACGACGCCTCCGCCGACGTACAGCACTGGGCGGGAGGCGGCAGCGATGAGCCGAGCCGCCTCACGAACCTGCTTGCCGTGCGGCTTGGTCGTGGGGCGGTAGCCGGGGAGGTGGAGCTCGGTCGGCCACGTGAACGTGGTCATGGCCTGGAGGGCGTCCTTGGAGACATCGACGAGGACCGGGCCCGGTCGGCCCGTCGCTGCGATGTGGAACGCCTCGGCGACCGCGCGCGGGATCTCGGCGGGATCGGTCACGAGGTAGCTGTGCTTGGTGATCGGCATCGTGATGCCTCGGATGTCGGCCTCCTGGAAGGCGTCCGTACCGATCGCGCGGCTCGCGACCTGACCGGTGACGGCGACCATGGGGACGGAGTCCATGTAGGCGTCGGCGATCGCGGTGACGAGGTTGGTCGCGCCGGGGCCGGAGGTCGCCATGCACACGCCGACCCGGCCGCTCGCGACGGCGTAGCCCTGGGCCGCGTGACCGGCGCCCTGCTCGTGGCGGACGAGGATGTGGCGGATCTGCTGGGAGTCCATCAGCGGGTCGTAGGCCGGAAGGATCGCGCCGCCCGGAATGCCGAACACGACCTCGACACCGGCGTGCTCCAACGCCCGGACGAGGCTCTGGGCCCCCGTGATCTGTTCGCTCATCACTGTCCCTTCATGCTGACCGGCTGCGGTGCCGGTTCGTTCGGGTGGGCGGCTGCCCGGTGTGCTGCTGTCGTCTCGATAGCCGTGGTGACAAGAAAAAACCCCCCGGCCCACCTGGGCATTCGAGGGGTGACGCGGGACCGGTGACCGGTGACGCGTCAGTGACGTACGAGAAGAAGGTTGCGCACGAGTCAAGAGTGCGCGACGCGCCGGTGACGGTCAAGCCAGCGTCGAGCCGATCTCAAATAGCGAGACCGCCGTCCCACATGACGGCGGCCTCACTGCGGTTCCGGTGCCGGGTCAGCCGAGGACGGCGCCGTCCGCGGCCGAGCCGACCAGCTTCGCGTACTTCGCGAGGACGCCGCGCGGCGGGACGACCGGCAGCCGCGGCTCCCAGCCGACCCTGCGCCGCTCCAGGTCGTCGGGGTCGATGTCCACATCCAGGCGACGGTTGGCCACGTCGAGCGTGATCGGATCGCCGTCGCGCACGAACGCGATGGGGCCTCCGTCGACGGCCTCGGGCGCGACGTGCCCGACGCACAGCCCCGTCGTACCGCCCGAGAAGCGCCCGTCGGTCAGGAGCAGGATGTCCTTGCCGAGGCCGGCGCCCTTGATCGCCCCGGTGATCGCGAGCATCTCGCGCATGCCGGGACCGCCCTTCGGTCCCTCGTACCGGATGACGACGACGTCGCCGGCGACGATCGTGCCGTCCTCGAGCGCGTCCATCGCCGCGCGCTCGCCGTCGAAGACACGCGCGGTGCCGGTGAAGACCGACTCGTCGAACCCTGCGCTCTTCACGACCGCACCCCGCGGCGCGAGCGTGCCCTCGAGGATCGTCAGCCCCCCGGTCGCATGGATCGGGTTGTCGAGACTGCGGATCACGTCTCCGTCGATCGCCGTCTTGACGAGGGCGTCGAGGTTCTCGGCCATCGTCTTGCCGGTGACGGTCAGGGTGTCGCCGTTCATGAGACCCGCGTCGAGCAGCGCCTTCATGATCACCGGGATCCCACCGACCTTGTCGACGTCGTTCATGACGTAGCGGCCGAACGGCTTGAGGTCACCGAGGTGCGGGACCTTCTCGCCGATCCGGACGAAGTCGTCGAGCGTCAGGTCGACCTCGGCCTCGCGGGCGATCGCGAGGAGGTGGAGCACAGCGTTGGTCGACCCTCCGAGCGCCATGACGACGGCGATCGCGTTCTCGAAGGCGGGCTTCGTCATGATCTGGCGCGCCGTGATGCCCTCACGCAGCAGGTTGACGACGGCCTCGCCGGAGCGGCGGGCGAACCCGTCGCGGCGGCTGTCGACCGCCGGAGGGGCGGCGGATCCGGGCAGCGACATGCCGAGAGCCTCGGCGACCGAGGCCATCGTGTTGGCGGTGTACATGCCACCGCAGGCACCCTCCCCCGGACAGATCGCGCGCTCGATGCGGTCGACCTCGTCACGCGTGATGAGGCCCTTCACGCACGCACCGACGGCCTCGAAGGCGTCGATGATCGTGACGTCCTTGCCGTCGACCTGGCCGGGCATGGTCGAGCCTGCGTACAGGAAGACGCTGGAGAGGTCGAGGCGTGCGGCCGCCATCAGCATGCCGGGCAGGCTCTTGTCGCACCCCGCGAGCAGGACCGACCCGTCGAGGCGCTCGGCCATCATCACGGTCTCGACCGAGTCGGCGATCACCTCGCGCGACACCAGCGAGTAGTGCATGCCCTCGTGCCCCATCGAGATGCCGTCGGAGACCGAGATGGTGCCGAACTCGAGCGGGTATCCGCCCGCCGCGTGCACACCGTTCTTCACCGCTCCTGCGAGCCGGTCGAGCGAGAGGTTGCAGGGGGTGATCTCGTTCCAGCTCGACGCGACGCCGATCTGGGGCTTTTCCCAGTCGTCGTCTCCCATGCCGACGGCACGGAGCATGCCGCGTGAAGCGGTGCTCTCCAGACCGTCGGTCACGTCGCGGCTGCGGGGCTTGATGTCGGGGGTCTCGGACGCCATGCGTGCAAGATTACGACCGCTGCGGCCGCGGCGGTCCGCTGGTATCGCGGTGCGGACTCAGCGGCGGGGGTCGAGCACGTACGGCGCGAAGGCGAGGTAGACGCACGCCACGGCCCAGATCACGCTGATCATGGTGCCGATGATGAAGCGCTCAGCAGCGCCGGAGCGCTCCTTGACCTTCAGCTCGGGGTAGCGCCCGAGGCCCTTCACGGCGAGCACGATCGCAACGCCCTCGGGCCAGCGCGCAGCGAGCGACCCGAACACCGCCAGCCGCTCGAGTGCCCCGACCCACGCACCCCCGCGCAGGACCTCGGCGGCCGCCGTGACCGTTCGGCCGGGCGTGTCCGAGGAGCGAGAGGCGTCGATGGTCTCGAAGGCGGCCGTCGTGACGACACCGCCGCCGAGGACGGCGAGCACCATCGCGAAAAGCACGAGGATGTCGTGCTGCACCCCCGTCACCGGGTCCTCGAAGATGGTCGCGACGACGCCGAACGCGACGGCGACGGCGAGGAGCGCACCGACGATGCGCTGGGCGAGCTCGGTGCGTGCGAAGGCAGATCCGACGACAGCGAGGCACGCAGCCGCGATCACCAGCACGTAGGTCGTCATGGGCGCACTCCTCGTGGCTGGGCCGTCTTCAGTCGCTGGGCTTCTGCTCGGGGTCGCAGATGGCCAGCAGGTGCGCCGCGAGCGTACGGCCTCGACGCTCCTCGGTCCATCCCGCGACCGCGAGCCGGCCACTGAACGCCTGCGCCGTGATGCCGAGG
Above is a genomic segment from Mumia sp. Pv4-285 containing:
- the ilvD gene encoding dihydroxy-acid dehydratase, whose protein sequence is MASETPDIKPRSRDVTDGLESTASRGMLRAVGMGDDDWEKPQIGVASSWNEITPCNLSLDRLAGAVKNGVHAAGGYPLEFGTISVSDGISMGHEGMHYSLVSREVIADSVETVMMAERLDGSVLLAGCDKSLPGMLMAAARLDLSSVFLYAGSTMPGQVDGKDVTIIDAFEAVGACVKGLITRDEVDRIERAICPGEGACGGMYTANTMASVAEALGMSLPGSAAPPAVDSRRDGFARRSGEAVVNLLREGITARQIMTKPAFENAIAVVMALGGSTNAVLHLLAIAREAEVDLTLDDFVRIGEKVPHLGDLKPFGRYVMNDVDKVGGIPVIMKALLDAGLMNGDTLTVTGKTMAENLDALVKTAIDGDVIRSLDNPIHATGGLTILEGTLAPRGAVVKSAGFDESVFTGTARVFDGERAAMDALEDGTIVAGDVVVIRYEGPKGGPGMREMLAITGAIKGAGLGKDILLLTDGRFSGGTTGLCVGHVAPEAVDGGPIAFVRDGDPITLDVANRRLDVDIDPDDLERRRVGWEPRLPVVPPRGVLAKYAKLVGSAADGAVLG
- a CDS encoding acetolactate synthase large subunit; the protein is MSEQITGAQSLVRALEHAGVEVVFGIPGGAILPAYDPLMDSQQIRHILVRHEQGAGHAAQGYAVASGRVGVCMATSGPGATNLVTAIADAYMDSVPMVAVTGQVASRAIGTDAFQEADIRGITMPITKHSYLVTDPAEIPRAVAEAFHIAATGRPGPVLVDVSKDALQAMTTFTWPTELHLPGYRPTTKPHGKQVREAARLIAAASRPVLYVGGGVVKANASTELKVLAEMTGIPVITTLMARGAFPDSHDLHLGMPGMHGTVAAVASLQKSDLLISLGARFDDRVTGDLASFAPGAKVIHADIDPAEISKNRTADVPIVGDCREVIADLVVALQAAYAEGPADSAHDRYAPWREQMQALRTRFPLGYDEPDDGTLSPQRVIQRISEIAGPGATYTAGVGQHQMWAANFIQHERPARWINSGGMGTMGFSVPAAMGAQVARAGEVVWAIDGDGCFQMTNQELATCALEGIPIKVAVINNSSLGMVRQWQTLFYEGRYSNTDLQTGSDAARIPDFVKLADAYGCVGLRCERAEDLDDVIAKAMSINDVPVVIDFVVHRDAMVWPMVPAGLSNDLIQIARDMAPDFGDEEL